A genome region from Panicum virgatum strain AP13 chromosome 4K, P.virgatum_v5, whole genome shotgun sequence includes the following:
- the LOC120703904 gene encoding MLO-like protein 13 isoform X2 — protein MAGEASLEHTPTWVVATVCLVIVSVSLAAERFLHYLGKFLKHKEQKALFSALQRLKEANATDFMLPCKRENHRVAEEGSRICKKKGDVPLLSLEALLQLQIFIFVLGLVHVVFCATTILLGGAKMRKWKHWETEIHREIGEKLHQAQIERKPTPLSAVLHRNHQGEFVHERTKGFWMKLAVVSWITAFLKQFHDSVSKSDYEALRSAFVLIHYPRKPDFDFHKYMIRALEHEFKRVVGISWYLWLFVIIFLLLNINGWHTYFWLAFLPLFLLLIVGAKLEHIITRLAQEAAASLSNESEQVPEIKPSKEYFWFHKPGLVLHLIHFILFQNSFEIGFFFWVLVSEGFGSCMMESKPYTISRLVIGVIIQVICSYITLPLYAIVTHMGGEIKLHGFGSDVHESVHGWLTEAQRRKTFLKKPGGGGDPNSGGEVKVTRAAALDDELASGTSRGSMLMTAHPPTPDLDEIVTVDGGHHGLRRTR, from the exons ATGGCGGGGGAGGCGTCGCTCGAGCACACGCCCACCTGGGTGGTGGCCACCGTCTGCCTCGTCATCGTCTccgtctccctcgccgccgagcgCTTCCTCCACTACCTCGGCAAG TTTCTGAAACATAAGGAGCAGAAAGCATTGTTTTCAGCTCTTCAGAGACTAAAAGAAG CAAATGCTACAGATTTCATGCTTCCATGCAAGCGAGAGAACCACAGAGTTGCAGAAGAAGGTTCCAGAATTTGCAAGAAAAAG GGTGATGTTCCCTTGCTATCACTGGAGGCATTACTTCAGCTGCAAATCTTCATATTTGTACTTGGTTTAGTCCATGTTGTGTTCTGCGCCACAACAATATTACTTGGTGGGGCGAAG ATGCGAAAGTGGAAGCATTGGGAGACAGAAATTCACCGAGAAATAGGGGAGAAAT TACATCAAGCACAAATTGAAAGAAAACCGACACCATTGAGTGCTGTGCTACATCGAAATCATCAAGGTGAATTTGTCCATGAGCGTACAAAGGGCTTTTGGATGAAGCTGGCTGTTGTAAGCTGGATA ACTGCATTCTTGAAGCAATTTCACGATTCTGTTAGTAAATCAGATTATGAAGCGCTTCGATCAGCATTTGTCTTg ATACACTACCCAAGAAAACCAGACTTTGATTTTCACAAATACATGATTCGTGCTCTTGAACATGAGTTTAAGAGGGTTGTTGGTATCAG CTGGTATCTGTGGCTTTTTGTCATCATCTTCCTGTTGCTGAATATAAATG GATGGCACACATACTTCTGGTTAGCTTTCTTGCCTCTCTTT CTCCTACTTATTGTTGGTGCCAAGCTGGAGCACATTATTACTCGATTGGCTCAAGAGGCAGCGGCATCATTATCCAATGAATCGGAGCAAGTTCCAGAAATAAAGCCATCCAAGGAATATTTCTGGTTTCATAAACCTGGACTTGTCCTTCATTTGATCCATTTCATTCTGTTTCAGAACTCGTTCGAGATTGGTTTTTTCTTCTGGGTCTTG GTATCAGAAGGGTTTGGCTCGTGCATGATGGAGAGTAAGCCTTATACCATCTCCAGACTTGTTATCGG AGTGATCATCCAAGTCATCTGCAGCTACATCACTCTGCCATTATATGCCATCGTCACTCAC ATGGGCGGAGAGATCAAGCTGCACGGCTTCGGCTCCGACGTGCACGAGTCCGTCCACGGCTGGCTCACCGAGGCCCAGAGGAGGAAAACCTTCTTGAagaagcccggcggcggcggcgaccccaATTCCGGCGGGGAGGTGAAGGTgacccgggcggcggcgctcgacgacGAGCTGGCGTCTGGGACCTCGCGCGGCAGCATGCTGATGACGGCGCACCCGCCGACGCCCGACCTCGACGAGATCGTTACCGTGGACGGCGGCCACCACGGCCTCCGGAGGACGAGGTGA
- the LOC120703904 gene encoding MLO-like protein 13 isoform X1, which yields MAGEASLEHTPTWVVATVCLVIVSVSLAAERFLHYLGKFLKHKEQKALFSALQRLKEELMLLGFISFVLSLSQGLIVNICIPANATDFMLPCKRENHRVAEEGSRICKKKGDVPLLSLEALLQLQIFIFVLGLVHVVFCATTILLGGAKMRKWKHWETEIHREIGEKLHQAQIERKPTPLSAVLHRNHQGEFVHERTKGFWMKLAVVSWITAFLKQFHDSVSKSDYEALRSAFVLIHYPRKPDFDFHKYMIRALEHEFKRVVGISWYLWLFVIIFLLLNINGWHTYFWLAFLPLFLLLIVGAKLEHIITRLAQEAAASLSNESEQVPEIKPSKEYFWFHKPGLVLHLIHFILFQNSFEIGFFFWVLVSEGFGSCMMESKPYTISRLVIGVIIQVICSYITLPLYAIVTHMGGEIKLHGFGSDVHESVHGWLTEAQRRKTFLKKPGGGGDPNSGGEVKVTRAAALDDELASGTSRGSMLMTAHPPTPDLDEIVTVDGGHHGLRRTR from the exons ATGGCGGGGGAGGCGTCGCTCGAGCACACGCCCACCTGGGTGGTGGCCACCGTCTGCCTCGTCATCGTCTccgtctccctcgccgccgagcgCTTCCTCCACTACCTCGGCAAG TTTCTGAAACATAAGGAGCAGAAAGCATTGTTTTCAGCTCTTCAGAGACTAAAAGAAG AGCTAATGCTTCTTGGATTCATTTCTTTCGTCCTGAGTCTCTCCCAGGGTTTAATTGTTAACATTTGCATTCCAGCAAATGCTACAGATTTCATGCTTCCATGCAAGCGAGAGAACCACAGAGTTGCAGAAGAAGGTTCCAGAATTTGCAAGAAAAAG GGTGATGTTCCCTTGCTATCACTGGAGGCATTACTTCAGCTGCAAATCTTCATATTTGTACTTGGTTTAGTCCATGTTGTGTTCTGCGCCACAACAATATTACTTGGTGGGGCGAAG ATGCGAAAGTGGAAGCATTGGGAGACAGAAATTCACCGAGAAATAGGGGAGAAAT TACATCAAGCACAAATTGAAAGAAAACCGACACCATTGAGTGCTGTGCTACATCGAAATCATCAAGGTGAATTTGTCCATGAGCGTACAAAGGGCTTTTGGATGAAGCTGGCTGTTGTAAGCTGGATA ACTGCATTCTTGAAGCAATTTCACGATTCTGTTAGTAAATCAGATTATGAAGCGCTTCGATCAGCATTTGTCTTg ATACACTACCCAAGAAAACCAGACTTTGATTTTCACAAATACATGATTCGTGCTCTTGAACATGAGTTTAAGAGGGTTGTTGGTATCAG CTGGTATCTGTGGCTTTTTGTCATCATCTTCCTGTTGCTGAATATAAATG GATGGCACACATACTTCTGGTTAGCTTTCTTGCCTCTCTTT CTCCTACTTATTGTTGGTGCCAAGCTGGAGCACATTATTACTCGATTGGCTCAAGAGGCAGCGGCATCATTATCCAATGAATCGGAGCAAGTTCCAGAAATAAAGCCATCCAAGGAATATTTCTGGTTTCATAAACCTGGACTTGTCCTTCATTTGATCCATTTCATTCTGTTTCAGAACTCGTTCGAGATTGGTTTTTTCTTCTGGGTCTTG GTATCAGAAGGGTTTGGCTCGTGCATGATGGAGAGTAAGCCTTATACCATCTCCAGACTTGTTATCGG AGTGATCATCCAAGTCATCTGCAGCTACATCACTCTGCCATTATATGCCATCGTCACTCAC ATGGGCGGAGAGATCAAGCTGCACGGCTTCGGCTCCGACGTGCACGAGTCCGTCCACGGCTGGCTCACCGAGGCCCAGAGGAGGAAAACCTTCTTGAagaagcccggcggcggcggcgaccccaATTCCGGCGGGGAGGTGAAGGTgacccgggcggcggcgctcgacgacGAGCTGGCGTCTGGGACCTCGCGCGGCAGCATGCTGATGACGGCGCACCCGCCGACGCCCGACCTCGACGAGATCGTTACCGTGGACGGCGGCCACCACGGCCTCCGGAGGACGAGGTGA
- the LOC120703903 gene encoding aspartyl protease family protein At5g10770-like has product MGGNETRGACAPSTARPAGRPPHSAQPLDGVPMAASWRHGHGSFCLLLLLLVAVDAAAAAVGAGAAGSFSHVQLSAESLLRAAGSSCPAPQEEQHGAATGTRMPVVHQHGPCSPLAGKREKAPSHAEILAADQRRVEYIHRRVSETTGRARPPKRGAAPAVYLQPGAPSTAATPASASPSYAKSAANLPASSGRALGTGNYVVTIGLGTPSERFTVVFDTGSDTTWVQCQPCVAYCYRQKEPLFRPAKSSTYANISCSSSYCDDLDVSGCDGGHCLYGVEYGDGSQTIGFYAQDTLKLAYDVIKEFRFGCGENNRGLFGRSAGLMGLGRGKTSLTVQAYGKYGGVFAYCLPATPSGTTGFLDLGPGAPAANARLTPMLTDNGPTFYYVALTGIKVGGHLLPIPESVFSGAGALVDSGTVITRLPPSAYEPLRSAFAGAMDALGYRKAPALSILDTCYDLTGQQGPSVALPAVSLVFRGGACLDVDASGILYVADASQACLAFAANDADDDVAIVGNTQQKTYGVLYDLARKVVGFAPGAC; this is encoded by the exons ATGGGCGGTAACGAGACAAGAGGCGCATGTGCTCCCTCCACTGCTCGcccagccggccggccgccccacTCCGCACAGCCACTTGACGGCGTCCCCATGGCTGCCTCTTGGCGCCACGGCCATGGAAGcttctgcctcctcctcctgctgctggttgctgtcgatgccgccgccgccgctgttggtGCTGGTGCGGCAGGGAGCTTCTCCCATGTCCAGCTGAGCGCGGAGTCCCTGCTCCGTGCCGCGGGCTCGTCTTGCCCCGCACCACAAG AGGAACAGCATGGCGCCGCCACGGGCACGCGGATGCCTGTCGTGCACCAGCACGGCCCGTGCTCGCCGCTGGCCGGCAAGCGCGAGAAGGCGCCGTCCCATGCGGAGATCCTCGCCGCGGACCAGCGCCGCGTCGAGTACATCCACCGCCGCGTGTCCGAGACCACCGGCCGGGCGAGGCCGCCGAAGCGCGGCGCGGCACCGGCGGTCTACCTCCAGCCCGGCGCGCCGTCGACGGCGGCAACTCCGGCGTCGGCCTCGCCGTCCTACGCGAAGTCGGCGGCGAACCTCCCGGCGTCGTCCGGGCGCGCGCTGGGCACGGGCAACTACGTGGTGACCATCGGGCTCGGAACGCCGTCGGAGCGGTTCACGGTGGTGTTCGACACCGGCAGCGACACGACGTGGGTGCAGTGCCAGCCGTGCGTGGCCTACTGCTACCGGCAGAAGGAGCCGCTCTTCAGGCCGGCCAAGTCCTCCACCTACGCCAACATCTCGTGCTCCTCGTCCTACTGCGACGACCTCGACGTCAGCGGCTGCGACGGCGGCCACTGCCTCTACGGCGTCGAGTACGGCGACGGCTCCCAGACCATCGGCTTCTATGCCCAGGACACCCTCAAGCTCGCCTACGACGTCATCaag GAGTTCCGGTTCGGGTGCGGCGAGAATAACCGCGGGCTGTTCGGGCGGTCGGCGGGGCTGATGGGTCTCGGCCGCGGCAAGACGTCCCTGACGGTGCAGGCGTACGGCAAGTACGGCGGCGTGTTCGCGTACTGCCTCCCGGCGACGCCGTCGGGGACGACGGGGTTCCTGGACCTGGGcccgggcgcgccggcggcgaacgcGCGGCTGACGCCGATGCTGACCGACAACGGGCCGACGTTCTACTACGTGGCGCTGACGGGCATCAAGGTGGGCGGGCACCTGCTTCCCATCCCGGAGTCCgtcttctccggcgccggcgcgctcgTGGACTCCGGCACGGTGATCACGCGCCTGCCGCCCTCGGCGTACGAGCCGCTGCGGTCGGCGTTCGCCGGGGCCATGGACGCGCTGGGGTACAGGAAGGCCCCCGCGCTCTCGATCCTGGACACCTGCTACGACCTGACGGGGCAGCAGGGGCCGAGCGTCGCGCTGCCGGCGGTGTCGCTGGTGTTCAGGGGCGGCGCGTGCCTGGACGTGGACGCGTCGGGGATCCTCTACGTCGCCGACGCGTCGCAGGCGTGCCTGGCGTTCGCCGCcaacgacgccgacgacgacgtcgccATCGTCGGGAACACGCAGCAGAAGACGTACGGCGTGCTCTACGACCTCGCCAGGAAGGTCGTCGGCTTCGCCCCCGGAGCTTGCTAA
- the LOC120703905 gene encoding uncharacterized protein LOC120703905, with amino-acid sequence MASSSSALRGANLQSPLLAPRLAVRRAPTARRRAAPAKISCIGWDPEGILGAPQGGHIARLEFRRRLERDSEAREAFERQVREEKERRRSEREARVIPDTDAGLVEFFLDTEAREIEIEVGRLRPRLNEAFFNHISREIAQIKFAVTRTAEMEDRLIELEAMQKVLLEGVEAYDKLQNDLVTAKERLMKILQSSDRKATLLEMVERNELNISILTLLDENIASAKTSNQDDAVAFMEGVRSSIVKYITV; translated from the exons ATGGCTTCCTCGTCCTCCGCTCTCCGCGGCGCGAACCTCCAGAGCCCCCTCCTCGCGCCACGcctcgccgtccgccgcgcgcccacggcgaggcgccgcgcggCCCCGGCCAAGATCTCCTGCATCGGATGG gacccGGAGGGTATCCTGGGCGCGCCGCAGGGCGGGCACATCGCGCGCCtcgagttccgccgccgcctcgagaggGACTCCGAGGCGCGCGAGGCGTTCGAGCGCCAGGTGCGCGAGGAGAaggagcgccgccgcagcgAGCGCGAG GCGCGGGTGATCCCGGACACGGACGCCGGCCTGGTGGAGTTCTTCCTCGACACGGAGGCGCGCGAGATCGAGATCGAGGTAGGCCGGCTCCGGCCGAGGCTGAACGAGGCCTTCTTCAACCATATCTCGAGGGAGATAGCACAGATCAAATTCGCGGTCACCAGAACGGCG GAGATGGAAGACAGATTGATTGAGTTGGAAGCAATGCAGAAGGTTCTTCTCGAGGGAGTCG AGGCATACGACAAGTTGCAGAATGATCTTGTGACAGCGAAGGAGCGGCTAATGAAGATTCTGCAATCCAGTGACAGAAAAGCGACT TTGCTTGAAATGGTTGAGCGGAATGAGCTGAACATTTCCATACTAACACTTCTGGATGAGAATATAGCAAGTGCAAAGACAAGTAATCAG GATGATGCTGTTGCTTTCATGGAAGGCGTGAGATCATCGATCGTGAAATATATAACAGTATAA
- the LOC120702192 gene encoding uncharacterized protein LOC120702192, which produces MEMIIPVVVNDLVSRLVSKLVHTYQERENVGQKLRKLHLMLLKIHASVDEAEQRFITNQPILLQLKVFREAMCQGYYLLDAFESRAAEAEGDRDEVRNLYSISSFNPRKRIRRMSSVLRSVLLGDKDMSKLQEMICLLEDVDANVLAFNTLVSGYPLRPRRRPYDTYLDISNCLFGRHAEKEHIISFLLEQDDDDSTDAQALSVLPIIGHHRSGKKTLMENVCKDERVRGHFSWISLLDGDDLEGEMLEAAIVSRGEEGMLISNHDLQLKRCLFIIEFALSVDQESWGVFYRRASNLMKGSGSKIVIISSLREAEKLGTANPMILRNLEPEQFWYFFKAVAFGSTDPKEHPRLLSIGMQINAAIDGGFARAQWYGGVLRENLDVHTWSLLLSFAKKAQKGDAHYGPRYKAVSLYTVGGTEASHSCVFRRSRMDVVNGKLPELTVHDVMSLGRRPKVAPTGKKFDALVWRSVLPPYRVYVKTYAMLDESVERKVPFASNETLDDMDDKLLRVY; this is translated from the coding sequence ATGGAGATGATTATTCCAGTAGTCGTTAATGATCTCGTGAGCCGTCTAGTCTCCAAACTAGTCCACACATACCAAGAGCGGGAGAATGTTGGGCAGAAGCTCAGGAAGCTACACCTGATGCTGCTCAAGATCCATGCTTCCGTCGACGAGGCGGAGCAACGGTTCATCACGAACCAGCCGATCCTGCTGCAGCTCAAGGTGTTCAGAGAAGCCATGTGCCAAGGCTACTACTTGCTCGACGCGTTCGAGAGCAGAGCTGCGGAGGCAGAGGGCGATCGGGATGAGGTGAGGAATCTCTACTCCATTTCCTCGTTCAACCCTCGCAAACGCATACGGAGGATGTCCAGCGTTTTAAGGAGCGTGCTCCTAGGAGACAAGGACATGAGCAAGCTGCAGGAGATGATCTGCTTGTTGGAAGACGTCGATGCAAATGTGCTAGCGTTCAACACGCTTGTGAGCGGCTATCCTCTTCGGCCTCGTCGGCGGCCTTATGACACCTATCTGGACATCAGCAATTGTCTCTTTGGTCGCCATGCCGAGAAGGAACACATTATCAGTTTTCTGCTTGAGCAAGACGATGATGACAGTACTGATGCTCAAGCCTTGAGTGTTCTACCCATCATAGGCCACCATAGGTCCGGCAAGAAAACCCTCATGGAGAATGTTTGCAAAGACGAGAGGGTGCGCGGCCACTTCTCCTGGATTTCCCTCCTGGATGGAGATGATTTGGAGGGTGAGATGCTTGAAGCAGCGATTGTGTCCAGGGGGGAAGAAGGGATGCTGATCTCAAACCATGATTTGCAGCTAAAGAGATGCTTATTTATCATCGAGTTCGCCTTAAGCGTGGACCAGGAATCATGGGGCGTGTTCTATCGTCGAGCCAGCAACCTCATGAAGGGATCGGGCAGCAAGATTGTGATAATTAGTTCCCTGAGAGAGGCTGAAAAATTGGGCACAGCGAATCCCATGATTCTCAGGAACCTAGAACCTGAGCAGTTCTGGTATTTCTTCAAAGCTGTTGCCTTTGGCAGCACAGACCCAAAGGAACACCCAAGGCTACTCTCTATAGGAATGCAGATAAATGCTGCCATCGATGGAGGTTTCGCTCGCGCCCAATGGTACGGAGGTGTTCTAAGGGAAAACCTTGACGTTCACACTTGGTCTCTTCTCTTGAGCTTCGCGAAAAAGGCGCAAAAGGGAGATGCACACTATGGACCCCGTTACAAGGCCGTTTCTCTCTACACGGTTGGTGGTACTGAAGCGAGTCATTCGTGCGTCTTCAGAAGAAGTCGTATGGATGTTGTCAATGGGAAGCTGCCTGAACTGACAGTCCATGATGTTATGAGCCTTGGGCGCCGTCCAAAGGTAGCGCCCACTGGTAAGAAATTTGATGCACTTGTGTGGAGATCTGTCCTCCCACCGTACCGTGTTTATGTGAAAACTTATGCAATGCTAGATGAATCAGTTGAAAGAAAGGTACCATTTGCGTCCAATGAAACATTGGATGATATGGACGACAAACTACTGAGAGTGTATTAA